From Aegilops tauschii subsp. strangulata cultivar AL8/78 chromosome 5, Aet v6.0, whole genome shotgun sequence:
cggagctaatcttctattgtattcgataaatattttgttcatatgttgtgctctttatattatgtgcagtaatatgttttgtaactgtgcaaaaatcagaaaagaaaaaaatccctaatattcatactaatggcgcaccactcagcacactaatggcgcactgcagaaaggacactaatggcgcatcaccccccAGTGCGCCATTAATATGCCAAGGCACATGGATAAATATGGCCCCTGGAGGCATACTAATTGCGCACGGATGACACactgcgtggtgcgccattagtatttaattctaatggcgtgatgctagtggcgcaccaatagtgcgccattagtaggcaaaactggtgcgccactagcaggcatTTTCTTAGTAGTGGTTGGACGGCTGGTTCCGCTCCCCCGCCCTCCACGGCCTTGAGGAGCTCGATTTCTACTTGGCCGGCAAGCCGTGGTGGACGCTGCCGCCGTCCGTGCTCCGTTTCGCGCCTACACTGCGCGTCGTCAGACTGTGCGGCTGTGATTTTCACGATATTAAAGCTACCCGGGCACTTCGTCTCCCTCGGCTGAAGCAGCTCGAGCTCTCTTGTGTCGCCATCCCGGATGCGACCCTCCACTGCCTGCTCGCTGGCTGCTCTGCGCTAGAGAGCCTTCAGCTTGATAATATCCAGGGGCTCAGCTCCGTCCGGATCATCTCGTCCACTCTACGGACTATTGATTTCTCTGGTTCTTACTTCAACGTTGAAGAGCCCCTGCTTCAGGAGCTTGTCATTGAGGATGCACCTTGTCTTGAGAGATTGATCGTACATGGTGGCCTGAGGATAGTCAGAGTCCTTGCGGCGCCGAAATTGATGGTGTTGGGCTGCCTGTCTATCAACAATTATAAATCTGTGAATGGAACAATTATGCAGGTAACACTTGCATGCATTTTGGCATTTTCTACTCGCAATCTATTGATGTGTGTGTATCGGTTTTCTCCAGGAAACTATCCCCACTAGCTTGACTGCGTCGGGACGTGCAGTGAAGGTCTTGATTCTAGAATCTATCGACCCCAATCTAGATAAGATTGTTGGTTTCCTTAGATGCTTTCCCTGCTTAGCGAAGCTATACATCAAGGTGAAAATCTTTGTTGTTAAATCTAGCCACATGGAATTTAATTTGATCAACAATACGTAGGAGATTTTCAAGTTAAAAAATGAAGTTAGGGGGTGCATTGTTCAATAATCCCCAGTTAATTCAATCATCATGCAAATGCAACTAATCCTTATATGCCAGTGATGAGGTCACTGTTTTTTTTACCCGCAGTAAAATTACTCCTTTTATCACGACCTAAGTGGCCACAAATAACTATTCTGTTCTTTTGCAGTCACGGCTTAGGAAGGATATGAAAAATGTGTGCGAATATAACACACTTGATCCCATCGAATGCCTCGAACTCCATCTCAGAGCGATAGTATTGAACACCTATGAAGGCAAGAGAGCAGATGCTAACTTTGCCAAGTTCTTTGTTCTGAACGCAAAGGTGCTCAAGGTAATGAAATTTGGTGCCAATGGTACCCGCAATGATAAATGGGTGGCTAAACAACGTAGGCGGCTACAACTGGATAACAGAGCCTCTAGAGGTGCAAGATTTTATTTTTAAAGAGATTTGGATATCCGCAGCTTTTGCAATGACTATCGCTTACATGGTATGTAGACAGTTGATCCCTTTGGTAGCTCTTAGTGCAAATGTTGTTGCCTGGTATGATGCCCTTTCAGTGGACTCTCCCGCAAAAAACAGTAGCCTGAAGTATACTGAAATTTAGAAGTCTGCAAAGCCAGGGGATATAAGTGTCTATGCTCTTTACATACTGAAACAATACTGGAATTCAGAAGTCTGCAGAACCAGAATTCAGCGAGTTCAGAAGGCTGTAGGTGTACGTCCATATGAACAGGCCACCAAGCTGCATGCACACAGGGTCAGAGTGAGATTCAAAGTCTGAACTCTTGCCGTCAGAGAGCAGTAAGTGTACTAGAAGCAAGCTGTGCTTACAGCCATGGACAGCGAAGAGTAGGAGAGCCCTCGCGAGCGGCACTGGCTCCGATCGTTCCCGAACGGGTTGCCGTCTTCATCGCAGACAGCCGGGACGATGATCAACAGCAGGTTGCCGAGATTTCCTGCGATATTTGGTCGACACTGTTAGGATCAACAAAttaaatagtactccctctgacATCTGTAAACAGATATAAGACGTTTTATGTCACTAAAATAGTGACTACTTCGTACGTACAAAGGATGTGTGTGGCAATTCAAAAGTCTGAAACTGTGTGTACCTGTTGAGCAGAAGGCGGTGATCAAGTCTTGGAAATGCGGCGGTGGTTTCAGGATCTTGCACGCTATCCAAGAAAGGGCGCTACCCACTAGGAATGTGATTGCTATGTTCACCGGCATGAACCACCTGCAATGCATAGCGAGCACAAAAataaaatcggcccagtcgcatCCAAGCAAAAGCATCTCCAGCCGAGCCCTCAACACGCCCTTCCCAGGCGATTTTCTCGCGCCGGCGCacaaaaatcggcccagtcgcatCCCCAGACGCCTAAttttcgccggctcgggccgaatTCGGCGCCGGCGGatccaggccgaacccggcgcgctggggggcgatcgggggcgccgggcgaaatggttttggcgcgaaagagccgcgggcccgccgagtcagcgacactcgcctcctcgtcctgcgaacgcctcggtttcccgcggggaGTCAATGCCAAGGCTGCCCGCATTGATTCCCCGCGGCGGCCCTTcacgggcggcgcggcgccgCCTCACTCCCCGCCCCGCGTACACACGCCTCCCCGGCGGCAATAAAAAGcgtcgcccccccccctcccgccaTTGGCCACAGACGCCGtgctctctgtctctctctccgcCGCCGACGAACCTCTCCGTCTCTTTCTTCGCCGCCGACGAACCTCTCCTCTCTCCCCGCCCCATCCACGACAATGTGCGAGCGGTTCCCCCGCGACGGAGCGGCGGCctacggcttcggccgccgctcaCTGCAGACGTGGGAGGTGCACCTGCTTTTTGAGGCGAACATTCCGGCGCCTCCAGACATACGCGCTGGGCCGACAGGATGGAGGCTCAGCGCCGGAGGCGTCCCCATCCCCCCCTGCCAGATGTCGTCGCGCGCCCCGATTACTTCGCCGGCGAGGTCGACAGCGTTCGGTCGTCGCTGATCGAGGAGCAGCGCGCCTCCCCGCAGTACGCCGCTGACAACCACGAGGCGTGGGCGGCGTACTTCCAGCGCCGTCAGGAGCAACGCCTCGCCTCCACTAACGGGGCACCGGTGGTGGCGGGCGGCCGGTGGAACAGAGAGGGGCGACACCTGTGGTGGTCCGTCCCCGGCCGGACGCTCCGCGAGGTTCTCGCgcacctcgagggcggcaacaacCCGCCGCTCACATACCCTCGAGGACCGGTCGTCGCTCCGGTGCCCCGCCGCGGCGCCGGGCAATGGATGCCAAGGAGGTTTGTCTCTGGCTCGTCATCCTCATCCCGTTCCTCCTCCCACTCCTCTTCCCACTGCTTCGGCTCTCCGGCGGTGTtcggcgtcaaggccgagccAGCAGCGGAGACCCCGCTCGGTCGACATCGTCGTCAACGAAGGCGGCGGCCGCGCCTCGTCCTCAGCTCCTCCCCGACTCGTCAAGCCGAAGACGGAGCCAGGGCTCACCATCGTGAAGACGGAGCCCGGGCTCGCTGGCGGCGCCAAGGAGGAGGCGCTCGACGACGAAGCGGCCCTCAAATGGGCGCGCGACGACTGGCTGCAGACGGAGAGGGAGCGCCAGTACGCCGCCCTCGCGCGGTTTGAAGCTCGTCGCCGTGGCCGGGACGAGGGAGGCGTCGTCGTCCTCGACGatagcgacgacgacgacgacgcacCGCCACCGCCTGTCCGCCATGGAGCCGCCGGGCAGGGGTCCAGCACGGGCGGCCGCGCCATCAAGAAGGAGAaggccgacgacgacgacgaggacgacggcgacgtcgGCGACTACGCCGCGCTGATCGGCTTCTTCGCCCCTTAGATtgctttttttaaaataatttatGTAAAACGCCGAACATGTTTAATATGAATACCAAGTTTGCCGAATTTTAGCCGAACTTTGCtgaattcaatttttttaaaataaaaataaacgCGTCTGGGGGCGACCCTGGAGCGAGCGGCTGGGAACCCGCTCGCCCCCGCGCCGATT
This genomic window contains:
- the LOC141023000 gene encoding uncharacterized protein, which encodes MTHCVWLDGWFRSPALHGLEELDFYLAGKPWWTLPPSVLRFAPTLRVVRLCGCDFHDIKATRALRLPRLKQLELSCVAIPDATLHCLLAGCSALESLQLDNIQGLSSVRIISSTLRTIDFSGSYFNVEEPLLQELVIEDAPCLERLIVHGGLRIVRVLAAPKLMVLGCLSINNYKSVNGTIMQETIPTSLTASGRAVKVLILESIDPNLDKIVGFLRCFPCLAKLYIKSRLRKDMKNVCEYNTLDPIECLELHLRAIVLNTYEGKRADANFAKFFVLNAKVLKTVDPFGSS